A section of the Macaca thibetana thibetana isolate TM-01 chromosome 10, ASM2454274v1, whole genome shotgun sequence genome encodes:
- the LOC126964057 gene encoding breakpoint cluster region protein-like: MKTGVFGAEIAVVTNCFCREEHVWVSPLSAWPLRGWNPAGPLNLLVMWAGASINHTPDSFLCLNGTLTPNCTAATCGCRDTENVPYCRRRQRSEVPYVVRQCMEELERRGMEEVGIYRVSGVATDIQALKAAFDVNNKDVSVMMSEMDVNAIAGTLKLYFRELPEPLFTDEFYPNFAEGISEH, from the exons ATGAAAACAGGGGTCTTCGGAGCCGAGATTGCTGTGGTCACCAA CTGTTTCTGCAGAGAAGAGCATGTGTgggtctctcctctctctgcgtGGCCGCTTCGTG GTTGGAATCCGGCTGGGCCCCTGAACTTGCTGGTCATGTGGGCCGGGGCCTCCATCAATCATACCCCGGACTCCTTTCTGTGTCTAAACGGCACACTCACCCCCAACTGCACGGCAGCCACTTGC GGCTGCCGGGACACTGAGAACGTTCCCTACTGCCGCAGGAGACAGAGGTCCGAGGTGCCCTACGTCGTACGCCAGTGCATGGAGGAGCTCGAGCGCCGAGGCATGGAGGAGGTGGGCATCTACCGCGTGTCCGGAGTGGCCACGGACATCCAGGCACTGAAGGCAGCCTTCGACGTCA ATAACAAGGACGTGTCGGTGATGATGAGCGAGATGGACGTGAATGCCATCGCAGGGACGCTGAAGCTGTACTTCCGTGAGCTGCCGGAGCCCCTCTTCACCGACGAGTTCTACCCCAACTTCGCCGAGGGCATCAGTGAGCACTGA